The stretch of DNA gtGGATTGGAGAAAGAACAAATCAATTGGAAAGGCTTGCTCACACCATGCTGAGGAAGGTGTCTCGACCTTGAGTATCCCACTTGTAAAGAATGGCAACATCATACACATTCACTCGGGTATGTTTTATTTGATGGAAGGCATTTATGCAAATACACTTTTCACTATGTTTACTGAAAAAGAACGGATAGTTTTTGCCAAATCGTTTATCCTTGCGTTAAAGCTATGGAGTTCACTGTCCGTGTTCAGAATATATACATATGAAGAGgatatttttattactcaaatatatagaataattaaGGAAGTTGCTATCACATTTGATGATTGGTCAAAAGTCTTTGAAGATATCACTTTATCATACCTTTTTATGATGAATTATCACTATAAGTTCTACAAATTGAATGGTACTGTACTTCGAAATATGTTGGGAGATTCTTGGTTAAAAGCACTCGGACAATATCAAGAATTTTGTTATGAAAAGGGCAAACTAGTTTTTGATCATACTTTTACTATGAGAGAAACAATGGTGGTATCTTCTATTGGGATTAATTATGCCACAATCTTTGAAGTCTTAGGAACACATGGAAATGGAAATTGTGTGGCACTAGTATTATATGAGGCCTTgttgcataaaaaaattgagttcTCTACTAGTATTGCACAAAAACTAGTGCTACTGTTGTCTGCACCTATGAAACAAGTTGTTGGAGcaatatttgttttattaatgcATAATAAGTGTTATTCCATGCGGAGGCAGGAGctgaatttaaaaagtgttctAATGTGGACAATGTTTTGAAGAACCTTGGTACACTAGTTATGAGTGCTGCTGCTATTGTTTATGAACAAGAAGCCAATCATTACCATCCTTGGTTTTTATGGAAGATGGATAAGTTTATTCACTATGTCAACTGTGATGTATGTGTAAAGGCAACTCTTTCTACTGATAAACCACTTCGTGATATTGAAACTGTCTATTTCACATCTGCCACTACCCAAAGATTTTTGCTAGCCCATCAAAGAAGAAAATATGTACTTGTTTTACACAGGAAGATGGTCTACAAGGGTATTTTTCATGCTCCTAAAGTTTTAACCAAGTTGAAAAATTGGCTTCCAAAGTATAAGTGTAGATTTCGAAAGTTGGCTGATAATGTTGATCTTATTGTGGCTATTCTACATAGGAAAATGATCGAAAGGGGAAGTGTTCATGTTCCTTTAGTTGTGCTCAAATGGAAGACTTTACCTCCTAAGTAAGCATGGTACTTAAAAATTTtcatccttgaggacaaggatgtTTGAAGGGGAGGGTATTGTCACAGGAAATTAagtatatgatattattatttattttaaataatagtttattttatgtcattttactattttagcCCTGAGGGCTGTATTTAAAGGCATGGTGCCTCATTTTGACAATCAATCAATATTCAACAAATTATCTTCTCTAAAAAACTCTCATTCAATATTATGCTTTGCATAATCTCTCTTTGGTACCGGATTCTATTCTAGATCATTGGAATCCCTAGTTTGAGAACTTGATTCTACCGGTTTGTCCCTAGAATCTATTTTATCGGTTACAACTACATGTTGGGGTCTTGCCCTCTTACTAGCTGTAGCTTATTTTTGACTGTGAAGGCTTTCCTTCATCATAATTTGTGTGTTTGCAATATGCCTGCATAGGTATactgtttatttatttgagGTTTTGTAATACTACTTTCATATTTCATGGTTGTTGATAGTGTTTTCATCTGTTGGCTTAAGATGATCGTCCTAAAGCTAATTTGGACAACATCCTGGAAGAAAGAGATCCCAAATTTGATGCTATGCTTGGTCAAATGCTTGGTAGGATTACATCAAAGCCTGGGGGAAAACTTGAAATGGGGGAGGTGAGTTTGTGCAAGTTACATTTACTCCTGTTGTGTAGTTGAAGTTGATGCAGAAAGTATTTGATGTTGCATGTAATGTAGGCTTGCTAATTTTGATATTTACACCATTGAACTATaccattttataattttttatagataCATTTTATAGTTTTCTTATTCACCCTTTTATGATGGAATAGTATTAAATCTTGATCTCTGTATGCTGGCTTAGAAGGTGGTATTATTGGCATTTAAGACTGTTAGATGAAAGGAACAAACACAATAAACTACCAAACCTTGGTGGGGTTGGTTACATAGTTTGGAGTCCAATGCCGTAATTCTCTATATTGTATTAAGTTCAAAGGTAATTCTGATGAAAATAAATCTGCCAAAGTAATCCTACATCTGATTGTATGTTATGAATTAATGTTTGCTTAAAATACTTTATTGTTGTATgctttatgtttataatatattaatattccAATACATGTAGACACTGTTTATCATAGTAAATGTTGAGTTTATGTTTTCTGTCATTGTTTATTTGTGGTACTAGGACAAATACTATAGTACATAACAAATTTGTCAAACCTTTGCAGCACAGTTGTTCTTTGTTTGGTTCATGCTTATTTTACTGAGAAATAAACCTTTTTGAAAGTTTCTTCCAAACTTTCTTTAGTGCATAGTTTACTGAGACGCATTTTACGATttgataatattattattacagGCATCTCTGGTTGAGAAGTATAATAGGCCCATGCCAAAGTTGCGAAATACAAAACCAAATTCTGCTCAATATGAGGAAAGGCCAGTTGCAGCAGGCACTTTGAATGTAGCTCAGGTGCGCCATATCATCCTCTTGCATGAAGGCAAGGCTGATGATCACAATGGCCCTATGGATGTACACCAGATTGCAGAAAGATTCCGGGTTGATGTTGGTCAGATTCAGAAAATCTTGCAATTCCTGTCTCATCCTCCAGAAGGAAGAAGTGAAGATAAGAACAAAACGCCGAGATAAACAGATTTACCAGCATTGCTAATTGCTTCCTATCTGACTAAAGGATGTTCTAAATAGATTTAAAGTGTGCACTAAGTTTTGCCCATTGAAAAGTATACTTAGATATCTTCAACAGAAAAGTGAATGCCAAATACTAGCCTCAGGTCTTTATTGAGCTGTAATCACTGTATTAAGTGCTAGTGAGGCCAAGAACTTGGTTTTTTCAAGACTTTTGTAatatcaaaaattaaatttgtcttaTGATGGAAATTAACTTGAGAAGGAGTTGTAATAATAAGGGTTTGTAACCCAACGGTTGAGATTGTGTTCATTTTTCTGTGTTTCACATCAATCTGCTTTATTCAAGTATCTTATCTCTAATAAAACAGGAGCATATGGAGATTTTGGTTTGCAACATATAGTATAGGTTTATGTTCTTTCCTTGTGTGATTATATCCCTGATGTATTGAGCTTGAATTTTATCCGGAAAAGCGACGATATCAAATACAAAATCCATTTGGTGGACTCCAAAAGAGGAATATTAACCATGTTTGATTTAAGCATTGCAGAACCCATTGTATCCTAAATCTTTGAACCCTGATTTCGTCCCAGAGAAAGTTGAAAGGGAATGCTGTGGAAATTTAGGAtacatttgaaatttaaaatcacATTAAACAAGACTAATAACCATCGATCAATAGCTGAAGTACACCATTTAGAAAATGGAAAAAAGGTGTCGCTGTAAATATCTTGGCTTTTATTTTAAACTGTTTtccatattaaaaaaataaattcaatccTATCAGATAATGCTGTATATTTGAATTAAATCATTGTGTACCTCATAATTCGAGGTAATTAAATGTGAAAGCACgaggagaaaaaaaatcattaaaaccTCTCCCTTTTCTTGGAGTATAAAAGAAAATCAAGTCAAAATAGACTCCAGCCAATCTGATGTCAATTCATATGCAACAAAAGTTACAGCACCAGCTGGTGCAGCTTTAACAGTAGATGGAACTATCCCCTTATACAGACCAGCCCAACCCTCCTTCTGTAATATTCGTCTCAAGGCGTCAAACATATTACTATACGCACGATGTTCAACCCGAGCTCCATATCTTGGATGCCTTTGCAAACCTTCAATCTGCAGCAAACAAATAATGAAGATCCATATGTATATCCACATGAAGACATGATAAAAACTTCGACAACATTTAACCAGCATGAGGACAACACAAGTTTACttagttttatgattttgtatTCCACATTCTAAATCTACCTGAAATCTTTTCTTGACTACATCAAGTGGATGACAGACGAGTTTGGCGCATGTTCCTGCTGCTAGCCCACATAAGAAAAGCTGAAAGCTAGAGAGGCTCTCTTCTGCAACTGTGTTTGAATATTGAACATGGTTCCACGCCTATATACAATATTAAAGAACAGGTATGAGATAATTCATAGCTAGAAAGTAAAATTAAAGCATTCATCAACCCTGTGATGGAATGCAACTCTATCTATATGGATGTTGCAATTTATGAATGAACCAAATTTGTATTAAGTTATTAACAGTTCCATGTGTTTTAATCACGCAGAAATGCAGACCTAGAAGTCTGAATCTAGGTGTGAGGCGTGAACACGAATAATGGCTTAGCTTAGAGTTTCAGACACAGAtttaataagaataaaaaatgcTGTATAGGTTTGCTAATGCAAAATAAATAGCTAGTGCAAGGGATCAGATTCCTCTAAAATTAAATGAGCTATATGTAGATATCATACAAGAAATGAAACAATATTATGCCATCCTTTGATCCATGTGATCGATCCCATGTAGTATGAAAAGACCTTGGTTGCGGTAAGATTCAACCATGCGACCATAATATGAGAAACATAAAGCAACCCTTGTAAACAAACAATAACTTATCATTGCAAAAAAGGATTGCATATAACTAACTGGTGCATCTTGTGACATTATAGTTCTACTAGAATCATTTACATCAATAAACATTCTACTATTAATATGATGGTACAAGACATGGAAAAGTAGGCTAGAATGTTGAGCACTACACAATATAAGAAGAACTTATAGTTGTTTTGCAACAGCCACAAATGACATCtgatagttatgacagatttataaaaggaaacgtgGGCAAAAGGATACAGCTAATCATTCCCTTATAGGATTGTTTCCTTATAGCAGAATGTTCCATGCCATTGTTTTTTATGCATGATTTGAGTGGTGAATTTTAACCTAGGAGAGCTAAGGCCTCTCGAAGTGCCTCCTTTATCATTTACAgcttatttcatttcattttagtCTTCTGTTTGTATTGTGAGCTAGATCCCACATGAACTCTAGCTATTTCCAGCAATAAGATTTCTATTCACTACTATattctactattttattttattttattgatcaatgttTAGTCGTAATCGAGATCGAGTCCTATCAATTGGTATCCAGAGCCTTGGTTACAATCTAAAATCCAACCATCAAATAGAGAAACGTGTTGATGCATTAGAACAGAGGATGAGCAAAGCTGAAGTTGCAGCTGAGCAGCTTCGTCAGTTGGTTCTAGAGCAACAAGCACGGCCTCAGGTCACGTTGGAGCAGATTAGACAGTTGGTTCAGGAGGAATTTCCTCGTCATAACCGTCCTCGGGGTCGCCCACGGAGAAGAGTACACCACTATAGCGAAGAGGACGATTGGAGCGATAATAGCACGTGGTCGTGCAACTCACGATCTCAACCAAAACAAACTGATGATGGTAACAATCAAAGTTTCTACGGTGTCAAAGAACGAACTCACCTGAACAAATCTGAGTTTCAGCCTGAAACAGTAGTGATGAAGGTGTCTGAAACTACAGTTAAGGTTGAGACTGAGAAGATGAGGGTCCTAAGTACGATGGTGGAGAACAATTGTGTACCTAGACCAGCTTTGCAGCCTCCAGCACCATCGCAGAACGCCGCTCGATCTACGGCGACGCTAGTACGGCGAGATTCGCCGGCCAAACCGCCGAACTCTGATTTGCATGAACGAATCTCTGCAAACACCGATATTCAAGGAAGAAAAGAGCAAGCGATTGTTGTCAAACCACCAACGGAACCGCCAGACTTGGATCAACTGAGGTCAGTTCCACCACGGCGAGAACCACCGGAAATGGGAGTAGAGATTTCGTTAATGGAGAACGGGGAAGGTTTTCTCTTGTTGAAGAAAGAGAAAAGGGTAGTTTTGATATCTTACATGGTGGGTCTAGCTTTTAACTCGGATGATTTGACTTGGAATAGAAAAGAAGTTCAAAGGGCAAATGGGTTAATTGGCAAGGTTGGTATCTCTTTTAACATAATGGGTCAGacccaaattaaattttgtttgattttgaaggaATTAGCAATGTGGGTGGGAATAGAGTTATTGAGCTTAGTTCAATTTAATGATAACAATTGGATTATGAAAAAGGAGGAGGTGGGTACGGTTGATTATATGAATCTGAAGGTGATGGAAACAGGTCAGTGCTTCGTTTTAGGTGAGTTGGGTCAAACTCTTGATCTCATGGACCTAGTCCAATGTTATCATATAATTAGTGATGGGTTAAAACACACAGATAGTAAAAGGAAAGGGAATAGAtgtaattttattgatatagAATTGTAATTGCAAACAGAAAGATCCACAATTACAGGGAAATACTCAATAACAGAAAAGCTGGAAATAACAAATTGGTAAGAGATACCAATCCCAAGAGCACAAGTGCTCCCAAGCCACTATGACAGCGACCTTCTCAAAACTCACAGAATACGTGAATCCTTATTCTCTTTTTACTAGTACTATATATAACCTAATTCTTTGCCACGTCATCATTGATTATTCCTTTTGCTTTCTTTCTAGAATAAAACTTCCATActcttggcttaggcccaaagTCTTCAAGGCCCACATCTTCAATTATATTTCTATCAACTCCCACCTCCTTAAGTaaaaccttgtcctcaaggttgaatTCAGGGAACTGGCCACGCAAAAACTCAGTGTCTTCCCAGGTCACATCATCTGCAGCTTTGTTCCTCCACTGGATTAGACTTTGATGAACTTCAGTATTTCCTTGCAAAATAACTCTGGAGCCTAACACTTTCTCTGGATACACATCACTTTCCACAGCAATTTCCAAATCCTTAGGCAACTCTCCTTGCACTTGATAATTGCCCACAGCACGCTTCAATAAAGAAATGTGAAAAACAGGGTGAATCTTAGAATCAGGAGGCAATTGTAACTTGTAAGCCACTGCACCAACTCTTGCTATAATCTGAAAAGGTCCAAAAAACCTTGCAGCCAATTTCTGATGCATCCTTCTGACAACTGACTGTTGCCTATGAGGTCTTAATTTGAGAAAGACCCATTCTCCAACTTCAAAACACAAATCCCTTCTTTTCTTGTTGGCATATCTTGCCATCTGATCTTGAGCACGCAACAAGTGATCTTTGAGTTGTTTTAGAGCCTCATCTCTGTTAGTCAATTCCACTGCAACTGCAGCTACCTTAGTTTCATTAGATAAAAACCTCAATAAAGGAGGAGGTTTCCTCCCATACACTACCTCAAAAGGAGTTGTTCCTATAGATACATGGAAGGTCGTATTATACCAAAACTCTGCCCATGCTACCCACAAAGACCAAGTCTTAGGGTGATCAGATGCAAAGCACCTAAGATAGCTTTCCAAACACCTATTTATCACTTCCGTCTGCCCATCTGTTTCAGGGTGGTATGCTGAactcatttttaattttgtccctTGTAATTTAAACAACTCCATCCAAAAATGACTCACAAACAAAGGATCCCTGTCACTAATTATAGAATTAGGAATGCCATGCAGTCTCACCACTTCCTTCATAAAGAGTTCAGCAATTGTTTTAGCAGTATATGGATGTTTCAATAGAATGAAATGACTGTATTTGGACAGTCTGTCCACGACCACCAGTACAGCCTCATATCCTTTTGACTTTGGCAAACCAGTAATAAAGTCTAAGGATAAATCTTCCCACACCCTATTGGGAATCGGTAACGGCTGTAACAAACCACCAGGAGTAGTAGCACTGTACTTTTGCCTCTGGCAAACATCACAAGATCTGACATAATCCCTTACACTTTTCTGCATCCCCACCCAATATAAAGAATCAGCCATTCTCCTGTATGTCCTCAGAAACCCTGAGTGCCCTCCACTAGGGGTGCTATGGTAttctgacgcagtacggaagcgctaggttagcaaaacgctaaacctaattgataaagacaagccgcaagcacaaacttgtcaaaatagggtttcggagtccaccgaaagttgagataaaactcgaataattttattgaatcaaaaaaactgccttcaaggctacaataatttagcttaaataggagtgaaaaataaaattaacaaatctcctaaaagattgtaaaaataaaaataacaaacctagctaaataaaaattacaaatctacctaaaatataaaaataactaacctaggtgaaatataaaaataaggaatcaacctaaaatataataaaactaaatctaactaaaataataaaatacagaagaaatcctcctacatcagactcctctacctcaaaagaactcgaccccgagttctcgtcttgataaagagcttcctttgcaggttgactcctccaatgaacaagagaccaccctcctggatcccattgaattaagTGAGAGGACCTGTCTCGTGTCAACACATCCAAATAACCACCGGGGTTCCATTGCTCAAAGATAGAACacagaatttgaaatttatcacAAAAGGGTATTTGACCCAACTCAGTTAACATGTTTGAGCTAGTGCCTAAACCATAAGATTTAAGGTAAAATCCGAATTGAACCCGATCTATAAGCAAATCCTTGAGTTCAATGTGACGGCTGTGATGCGGAGGTTTTGCTGAGATGGAAGTCGCCGCCTGCATCCTAGTGTCCGGAGGTTCTAGTGGCGGTGAGGTTGTTGCCGGATTTCGCCCAAATACATCTGGCCTAAACGGAGCCGCCACAGGTAGGTCGACATCAAGTTGTGGATCACCAGACTTgcacaagacaattttttttatcctagttCGATTCTCTTCACCTCCCTCTTCGGACACAACTTCCTCATCCTCAGAACTCGAGTCATCAGTAGATGGGTTGTTGCGGTTGTTGTCGCCGtttctgttgttgttattgtttctattgCTGTTGTAGTTTCGGTTGTTGTTGGATAACGTTGTCACCTGTGTTGTCAGAGCTGTGATGGCCGCGGTTAAAGCCGTCATGGCACCGTAAAACTCTGCTTTCGTCACCGGTTGATCTCCCATCTGTTCACGTTagaaaagaacaggagaaacctgctctgataccaactgacgcagtacggaagcgctaggttagcaaaacgctaaacctaattgataaagacaagccgcaagcacaaacttgtcaaaatagggtttcggagtccaccgaaagttgagataaaactcgaataattttattgaatcaaaaaaactgccttcaaggctacaataatttaacttaaataggagtgaaaaataaaattaacaaatctcctaaaagattgtaaaaataaaaataacaaacctagctaaataaaaattacaaatctacctaaaatataaaaataactaacctaggtgaaatataaaaataaggaatcaacctaaaatataataaaactaaatctaactaaaataataaaatacagaagaaatcctcctacatcataTTCTTACAATAACCAAGGAATAGAAGGTGAGTGAGGAGATAACACCATGGTAGTCAATCCCGGGAGATCCCAGTGGGATCCCGGTGGAGCAGAGCGGAGCGGAGCTCTGCCGGGACGGGATGGGATGGAGCGGCGCAGCTAAGCTTCTCGGTGGGATCCCAGCAGGTTCCCAGTGGACCGGAGCAGAGCGGGTCCCGGGTTGCCATCCCGGGTTAGGACtgagattttgttttcatgGGTTTTAAAGGCCATTTTTGAAATCTCACTCATTTtagtaagggtaaaattggttttttacctttaaaactGTTACTTACTCCTAACTAAACCCTAGCCgcaattcattctttctctcacgCTATCGTACTATCTTCTCTCACTCTCAAGATCCAaacttcttcaaccttcatctgttgtttcttcttcaaccttcatctgttgtttcttcttcaacctcgGATGATTAGACTTAGACTTTGATGATGAACtcgagttttaatttttagttactttattaatctaagtgttggagacttgacttttgcttatttattttgcttgacttttgttggtaatttttagttactttatgatgaaggtgtttttttttttgacaaagatgaagaaggtgttgtagacttgagatttgtgtttttaatttttaatttatgaatgttttatggattttgagatgtttgtttaattttacattaattatatgtttatagtattatttatgtaatttataaataaataaaaaataatagcggCATCCCGGCCATCCCGCTCCCCGGGATGCCGCTATCCCAGTTTTGGGGCTGGCCGCTCCGCTCCGGGATCCGGGATTAACTACTATGGATAACACCAGTCTATCATGATAAAGTAGCACTCCCTGTTTCACCTCAAAACCAGGCTTTGTTTCTGGAGACTCTTGAACTTCCagcattaattttttaatgtaagaATCATTGGTTAATTCATCCAATAATTTCTGTCTATCAGCCCATAAGGGAAATGAAATGATTGTATTCATTTCTCCCTCATCAAAACACCTCGACAGTGCATCAGCTGCTCGATTTTCTGATCCTGGTTTGTACTTCACTTCAAATTGATACCCTAACAATTTTGCTACCCAACATTGTTGATCAGGAGATGAAACTCTTTGCTGCAAAAAATGCTTCAAGCTTTTGTGATCTGTGTATACAATAAACTCTCTGCCCAGCAAATAATGTCTCCAATGTTGGATACTCAACACAAGGGCCATCAATTCCTTCTCATAAACAGACTTTGCAAGATTACCATCAGATAATGCTTTACTAAAGAAAGCAACAGGTTGTCTCTTCTGCATCAACACAGCCCCTATACCTCTGCCTGCAGCATCACACTCGACCTCAAATGGTATCTCAAAGTTAGGCAAAATTAAAACAGGAGAAGAAGTCATGATCTCCTTCATTTCAGCAAAGGCTTGATCAGCCTCCAAACCCCACTTGAAATTGTCTTTCTTAGTTAACTCAGTGAGGGGCTTGGCTATCTTTCCATAGTTCTTGataaactttctataatatCCAGTCAATCCCAAAAAACCACGAACTCCCTTAACATTTCTTGGTTTAGGCCAGTCAATAACACATTTAATCTTCTCAGGATCTACTGCCACACCTGCTCCAGAGATGATATGACCAAGATAGTCAACCTGGGTACTTCCAAATTTACATTTGGCCTCATTAGCCATAAAACAATTATCGAGTAAAACCGACATCACCAACCGTAAATGAGTTTGATGTTCACTAATATTCTTGCTGTAAACTAGAATATCatcaaaaaacaccaaaacaaattTCCTTAAGTAAGGCCTAAACATGTCATTCATAGTAGCTTGAAATGTGGCTGGTGCATTCATTAACCCAAAAGGCATGACTAAATATTCATAATGGCCATTGTGTGTTCTAAAGGCCGTTTTGGAAATATCATTTTCATGCATTCTTATTTGGTGGTATCCAGATTTGAGGTCAATTTTTGAAAACACAGTAGAACCATATAGCTCATCTAATAGCTCATCAACTATAGGAATAGGATACTTATCTGGAATTGTAGCTTTATTTAAGGCACGATAATCCACACACATCCTCCAACTATTATCCTTTTTCTTCACCAATATGACAGGACTTGAGAATGAACTCATGCTTGGTCTCACAACCCCTGCTTTCAGCAATTCAGCCACTTGTCTTTCAATttcccctttttgatgatgtgggTATCTGTAGGGCCTGACATTAATGTCTCCATGATCATGGTACAGTTTAATCTGATGCACTTGACTCCTTTCAGGAGGTAACTGAATACTGTTGCTGAACACCTCTTTAAAGTCTTCCAAAATCGAACTCAGCTCTTTGGGAATTTCTGCCTTACTTGTTTCCATTGATTGCAATTGAGTCCACAACCACCCTAGCCCTTCTCTTCTCTGATCGTTATCCAAATAAGAGTTAAGATAACCTTGTTTGATAACTTTGTTACCCAAACCTTGCAATTTCACCAATCTATTGTCACAAGAAAATTGCATAGTTAGGGCCTTCCAATCCATCACAACTTTCCCCAAAGTGCTCAACCAAGATACTCCTAACACCATGTCCATTCCTCCTAATTCCAGTACAAACGCATCCACCACTATCTCACACTCccccatcttcatcttcaacccTTCACATACTCCTTCCGTCCACACTTTGTGTCCATCA from Trifolium pratense cultivar HEN17-A07 linkage group LG5, ARS_RC_1.1, whole genome shotgun sequence encodes:
- the LOC123884197 gene encoding uncharacterized protein LOC123884197, which encodes MLLFSTTNFLSSFSKWCFNELINQTSRQTRLITTTTTMGQAFRRASGRIRAASETDTSSFSKPKIAVDHRPPSKVATDKPVETSKAAKLESFNDDDRPKANLDNILEERDPKFDAMLGQMLGRITSKPGGKLEMGEASLVEKYNRPMPKLRNTKPNSAQYEERPVAAGTLNVAQVRHIILLHEGKADDHNGPMDVHQIAERFRVDVGQIQKILQFLSHPPEGRSEDKNKTPR